A genomic region of Pararge aegeria chromosome 11, ilParAegt1.1, whole genome shotgun sequence contains the following coding sequences:
- the LOC120627469 gene encoding etoposide-induced protein 2.4 homolog codes for MESVTNFSVSLIKGFIDSLRGVTVLLYLDKEINERALSRTSPIDFDDSKHKQKQPKVQQESKVLTRVLQSCILNGFIFLLSILIFEYVLLPAVKYLVILIFGHNPGVAHSVWGWMQPFLSMTFRMIWVLPLFLLSKLVNSLWFQDIADSAYRHRRGRPQFMSSVSKIIADSLFSLLVQALFLVQSMLVSMLPITYIGELLCLVHMCLLYSLYSFEYKWFNMGWELHKRLTFIETNWPYFLGFGLPLAVLTQIPQSYIISGCVFSIFFPVFILSGNEATPVTGSDYPLRLFSPVVAISNGMFRFVRHSAADDKTR; via the exons ATGGAAAGCGTTACG AATTTTTCTGTATCGCTTATCAAAGGTTTTATAGACAGTTTGCGTGGTGTAACAGTGCTACTTTATTTAGATAAAGAAATCAACGAGCGTGCTCTCAGTCGGACGTCTCCCATCGATTTTGATGATAGTAAACATAAGCAAAAACAACCAAAAGTTCAACA ggaatcaaaagtacttactAGAGTTTTACAATCATGCATTCTGAATgggtttatatttttacttagcATACTTATATTTGAGTATGTGCTGTTACCAGCGGTAAAGTACTTAGTGATACTCATATTTGGGCACAATCCAGGAGTTGCTCATAGTGTGTGGGGATGGATGCAACCTTTCTTGTCTATGACCTTCCGGATGATATGGGTTCTTCCACTGTTTCTTCTTAGTAAGCTGGTTAATAGTCTGTGGTTTCAA gaTATTGCTGACTCAGCATACAGGCACAGGCGAGGCCGACCGCAGTTCATGTCCAGCGTCAGTAAAATCATTGCCGActcattatttagtttattggtGCAAGCGTTATTTCTAGTTCAg AGTATGCTAGTCAGTATGTTACCCATAACATACATAGGGGAGTTATTATGCCTGGTGCACATGTGCCTTCTGTACTCACTGTACTCTTTCGAGTACAAATGGTTCAACATGGGATGGGAACTTCACAAGAGGTTGACCTTCATAGAGACCAATTGGCCGTATTTCCTTGGTTTCGGTCTGCCTTTGGCCGTGCTGACTCAAATCCCGCAGTCTTATATTATAAG TGGTTGTGTGTTTTCAATCTTCTTCCCGGTGTTCATACTGAGCGGGAACGAAGCCACGCCTGTCACAGGAAG tGATTACCCCCTCAGACTGTTCTCGCCTGTGGTGGCGATATCCAATGGCATGTTCCGCTTCGTGAGACACAGCGCGGCAGACGACAAAACCAGATGA